The Vicinamibacterales bacterium genomic sequence GTCGTTCCACGAGCGTGTCGGCTTCAAGGCACTGCTGCTCGCCGACGCCGATATCATGCGCGTGTTGGGCGCGGCCGAGATCGAGCGCGCCTTCGACCTCGACGAGCAACTGCGGAACGTGGACGCGATCTTCGCGAGGGTGTTCGACGCCCCGCGAGCGTGAGGAACGAGACGACGATGCGAGCCCGTGTATACGTGACTCTGAAGCCCTCGGTGTTCGACCCCCAAGGCCGCGTCGTCGCGGACGCCCTGCACTCGCTGGGGTACGGCGACGTCCGCGACGTGCGGCAGGGGAAATTCTTCGAGGTGGAACTCGACGGGGACGATCGCTCGACGGCCGAAACTCGAGTGGCGGAGATGGCGGCCACGCTTCTCGCGAACCCGGTCATCGAGAGCTATCGGGTCGAGGTGCTGTGACACGCGTGCCGCGAGGACCCTTGCAGCCATGACGTTCGCGGTCATCGTCTTCCCCGGCTCCAATTCGGACTACGACGCGTATCACGCGGCGACTGCGGTCGTCGGGGAGCACGCGACCCTGGTCTGGCACAAAGACACCACGCTGGGCGGCGCCGATGCCGTCATCCTGCCCGGTGGGTTTGCGCACGGCGACTACCTGCGGACCGGCGCGATCGCGCGCTTCTCACCCATCATGGCCGCCGTGGCCGCGTTCGCCGAGCGGGGCGGGCCCGTGCTGGGCATCTGCAACGGGTTCCAGGTGCTGCTCGAGGCGGGCCTGTTGCCCGGTGCGATGCTCCGGAACCGCCGCCTCAAGTACGTCTCGCGGATCGTGCCGGTCCGGGTCGAAGCCACCGACACCCCCTTCACGGCCGCCTGCAGCACCGGTCAAGTGCTGCGGCTCCCCATTGCACATGGCGAGGGGAACTACTTCGCCGATTCGGACGTCGTGGAGGAGCTCGAGCGGGACCGCAGGGTGATCTTCCGCTACGTCACCGAAGACGGCGAGGCCGCCGACGACGGCAACCCGAACGGGTCGATCCACAACATCGCCGGCATCTGCAACTCCAGGCGCAACGTGGTGGGGATGATGCCGCACCCCGAGCGTGCGTGCGAGCCCTGGATGGGCAGCGCTGACGGTCGGGCCGTCCTCGAATCCGTGGTGCGCAGTTTCGCCGCCGGAGCGGCCGGAGGGTCCCGATGACCCCGCCCCCTCGTGTGCCCCGAGCCGGGCCCAACCCGGCATCCGCCCGCATCGTCGGGATGGCACTCCTTGGATCCGCGGCGGTCATGGCGACCGTTGCGGCCCTGGCCTACGCCGGCGTCCTTCCCGTGGCCGAGTCGGTGCGGGACTGGCTCGCGGCGGGCGTCGGGGTGGCCGCCATCGCCGACGTCCTCGTCGCCCTGTATTTTCTCCGAGCGTCCTCGCAATCATGAGCGTGATCGATCGCCAGCTCCTCGACCAGCACGGCGTCACCGACGACGAGTACGCGCGCATCTGCACCCTGCTCGGCCGCGATCCCAACCTGCTGGAACTGGGACTGTTCTCGGTGATGTGGTCCGAGCACTGCAGCTACAAGAGCTCCCGGGTGCACCTGAAGACCCTGCCGACCACTGGACCCCGGGTCGTGCAGGGGCCCGGTGAGAACGCCGGCGCCGTCGACATCGGCGACGGCCTGACGGCGGTCTTCAAGATCGAATCGCACAACCACCCGTCGTTCATCGAGCCGTACCAAGGCGCGGCGACCGGCGTCGGCGGCATCATCCGCGACATCTTCACCATGGGCGCGCGGCCCGTGGCGCTGCTGAATGCCCTTCGATTCGGATCGCTCGAGACTCCGCTGGCCCGGCGCATCTTCGAGGGCGTCGTGGCCGGCATCGGCGGCTACGGCAACAGCATCGGCATCCCGACCATCGGGGGCGAGATCGTCTTCGATGCGGCATACGCCGGGAATCCGCTGGTGAACGTGCTGTGCCTGGGGCTGGCTCGTCGCGAGGAAATCGTCAAGGGTACTGCCAGCGGAGTGGGCAACCCCGTCTTCTACGTAGGCGCGAAGACCGGACGCGACGGCATCCATGGCGCGACCATGGCGTCGGCGGAATTCGACGACGCGTCGGCCGAGAAGCGGCCGGCCGTCCAGGTCGGCGACCCCTTCATGGAGAAGCTGCTCATGGAGGCGTGCCTGGAGGTCATGAAGACCGACGCCCTCGTGGGCATCCAGGACATGGGAGCGGCGGGGCTCACGTGCGCGACCTCCGAGATGAGCTCGCGCGGCGACGCCGGGATGGACGTCGAGGTGTCTCTCGTGCCCCAGCGCGAGACCGGGATGACGCCGTACGAAATCATGCTCTCCGAATCCCAGGAGCGCATGCTGCTGGTGGCCAAGGCCGGTCGCGAGCGCGAGGTCGAGGCCGTCTTCGAGAAGTGGGACCTGCACGCCGTCCGCATCGGGCACGTCACGGACTCGGGGCGCGTGCGGGTGTTCCATCACGGCACGCTCGTGGCCGACGTTCCCACGAAGGCCCTGACTGACGAAGGGCCTGTGTATCGGCGGCCGATGTCGCGGCCGGCGTGGCAGGACGACGTGCAGCACCTCGATCTCGCCACGCTGCCCGCGCCGCCATCACCCCAGGCCGCGTTCGACCGTCTCCTGTCCTCACCGGTCATCGCCAGCAAGCGATGGGCGTATCACCAGTTCGACCACACCGTTGGCACCAACACG encodes the following:
- the purS gene encoding phosphoribosylformylglycinamidine synthase subunit PurS, with the translated sequence MRARVYVTLKPSVFDPQGRVVADALHSLGYGDVRDVRQGKFFEVELDGDDRSTAETRVAEMAATLLANPVIESYRVEVL
- the purQ gene encoding phosphoribosylformylglycinamidine synthase subunit PurQ, whose amino-acid sequence is MTFAVIVFPGSNSDYDAYHAATAVVGEHATLVWHKDTTLGGADAVILPGGFAHGDYLRTGAIARFSPIMAAVAAFAERGGPVLGICNGFQVLLEAGLLPGAMLRNRRLKYVSRIVPVRVEATDTPFTAACSTGQVLRLPIAHGEGNYFADSDVVEELERDRRVIFRYVTEDGEAADDGNPNGSIHNIAGICNSRRNVVGMMPHPERACEPWMGSADGRAVLESVVRSFAAGAAGGSR
- the purL gene encoding phosphoribosylformylglycinamidine synthase subunit PurL, which translates into the protein MSVIDRQLLDQHGVTDDEYARICTLLGRDPNLLELGLFSVMWSEHCSYKSSRVHLKTLPTTGPRVVQGPGENAGAVDIGDGLTAVFKIESHNHPSFIEPYQGAATGVGGIIRDIFTMGARPVALLNALRFGSLETPLARRIFEGVVAGIGGYGNSIGIPTIGGEIVFDAAYAGNPLVNVLCLGLARREEIVKGTASGVGNPVFYVGAKTGRDGIHGATMASAEFDDASAEKRPAVQVGDPFMEKLLMEACLEVMKTDALVGIQDMGAAGLTCATSEMSSRGDAGMDVEVSLVPQRETGMTPYEIMLSESQERMLLVAKAGREREVEAVFEKWDLHAVRIGHVTDSGRVRVFHHGTLVADVPTKALTDEGPVYRRPMSRPAWQDDVQHLDLATLPAPPSPQAAFDRLLSSPVIASKRWAYHQFDHTVGTNTIAQPGTAAGVVRVKGARQGLAVSVDGNGRYCFLDPYRGAMLAVAEAARNVACAGAVPIGATNNLNFGNPERPEIMWQFGEAVRGIGDACRALDVPITGGNVSLYNETDGTAIHPTPVLGVVGLLDDAARTVTRVFQSPGAAVVLLGHDFHELGGSEFLARVLGLVRGMPPQLDLDRERALQALIVSLVRADLVESAHDCSDGGLAIALAECTFDSGGIGVEVSLEAGAGIPAPLAEAAALFGESASRIVVSAAQADVAAVLARAADAGVPARVIGKTGGDEIRVDLGGVTAIQVPVRKAEAEWATAIERRMTAGAA